A single region of the Nicotiana sylvestris chromosome 6, ASM39365v2, whole genome shotgun sequence genome encodes:
- the LOC138871062 gene encoding uncharacterized protein — translation MLLVDDYFRFTWKLFLTSKDEAFGMFIAFVRKTQKQFRNQLASIRSDHGTQFENAKFAEFCDENGINHNFSAPRTPQQNGVVERKNITLDDMARTMLFSRKLPNSFWAEAVNTACYIVNRCMTRPLVEKTPSELLKGRKPNISHLRAFGCKCFVQNNGKNSLGKFDPRSDEGEYEDESIVLVKDLTEASTQVKVEPKEGTCDGTGSSIQGNLTEGSDRRGIETNPLKELVHDPVPQQQNMGETSSRNQLVVKPHKYQSSHHIENIIIDPTSGVKTRSQLKNLCKTRGSKTPHILYSTHGIHFSSDGCKKCLPEWSPERRSDNLQGLHIKQIQNGTMIHQRKYAKELIRKFKMEESKEIYTPIATATKLDIDEPGSSVDQKLYRGMIGSLLYITANRPDIIFSVGLCAHF, via the exons ATGTTACTTGTTGACGACTATTTTAGATTTACCTGGAAactatttctaacatctaaagatgaagcatttggcATGTTTAttgcttttgttagaaaaactcagaaacaatttAGAAAccaacttgcatccattaggtctgatcatggaactcaatttgaaaatgctaagtttgctgaattctgTGATGAGAATGGTATAaatcataacttctctgcccctaggactcctcaacaaaacggagtagttgaaagaaagaacataaCTCTTGatgacatggctaggactatgcttttTTCTAGAAAACTTCCCAACAGTTTTTGGGCAGAGGCTGtgaacactgcatgttacattgtcaatagatgcatgactagacctcttgtagagaagactccctctgagttacttaaagggagaaaaccaaatatatcccatcttagggcatttggatgcaagtgtttTGTGCAAAATAATGGAAAAAACTCcttaggtaagtttgatcccagaagtgatgaggga gaataTGAAGATGAATCCATTGtattggtaaaggatttgactgaagcCTCAACACAAGTTAAAGTGgaaccaaaagaaggaacatgtgatggaacaggttcttccattcagggcaacctgacagagGGAAGTGATCGAAGAGGAATTGAAACAAACCCTCTAAAAGAACttgttcatgaccctgttcctcagcaacagaacatgggagaaacatctagcagaaaccagttggttgtgaaacctcacaagtatcaaagttctcatcatATTGAGAACATTATCATTGATCCgacatctggagtcaaaactagatcacaattaaagaatct ttgcaagactagaggcagtaagactcctcatatcCTTtacagcacacatggaattcacttttcatcagatggatgtaaaaagtgccttcctgaatggtcACCTGAAAGAAGAAGTGACAACCTCCAAG gcttacatatcaaacaaatccaaaatggaaccatgatccatcagcggAAGTATGCGAAAGAGCTTATCAGAAAGTTTAAAATGGAGGAATCAAAGGAAATATACAcgcccattgcaactgccacaaaattagacattgatgaacctggttcatcagttgatcaaaagttgtataggggtatgattggttcactcttgtatatTACTGCTAATAGACCTGACATAATCTTTAGTGTAGGACTTTGTGCTCACTTCTAG